In Panthera tigris isolate Pti1 chromosome C1, P.tigris_Pti1_mat1.1, whole genome shotgun sequence, the following proteins share a genomic window:
- the LOC122240806 gene encoding M-phase-specific PLK1-interacting protein-like: protein FGSQYPGSYSGSYSKSPVGLQFGYSPGQQETHPEGSSRTSTPFGSGCGGEKRMSNEWESYFKPSMLEDPWAGLEPISVVDFNQQYNSIQTFRGRKGRYFC from the coding sequence TTTGGGTCTCAGTACCCTGGTAGCTATTCTGGCTCCTACTCCAAGTCACCCGTGGGGTTGCAATTCGGATACTCCCCAGGGCAGCAGGAAACCCACCCCGAGGGTTCTTCAAGGACATCTACACCCTTTGGATCAGGGTGtggtggagaaaaaagaatgtcTAATGAGTGGGAAAGTTATTTCAAGCCTTCAATGCTTGAAGACCCTTGGGCTGGCCTTGAACCCATATCTGTAGTGGATTTTAACCAACAATACAACAGTATTCAAACATtcagaggcagaaaaggaagatacttttgttaa